The following coding sequences lie in one Lolium perenne isolate Kyuss_39 chromosome 2, Kyuss_2.0, whole genome shotgun sequence genomic window:
- the LOC127328820 gene encoding uncharacterized protein, with translation MANAPFSHEYTFPCHGTTTVKVLYTNSAASVEEWITNAEASLDSSARKIVGLDVEYDKLSGTYFNPKKAAVIQLCVGTDVLVYHICHADERSESLVEFLHGFRYIFAGFCTTEDCKVLSRSNLYVHNLKDIQEIWRDPDKKKKLQGLKDVAGAIIDPIYFEMKDGFGRAEHRMWANPPPLPPKHLEYAARDAYATYEVYRRLDLFERVFFSLFKHPEKKRGRDW, from the coding sequence ATGGCAAACGCTCCTTTTTCCCACGAGTACACATTCCCCTGCCATGGCACAACCACTGTGAAGGTTTTGTACACGAATTCAGCAGCTAGTGTTGAGGAGTGGATCACCAATGCTGAAGCTTCCCTCGATTCTTCTGCTAGGAAGATTGTTGGTCTTGATGTTGAGTATGACAAACTCAGTGGTACCTATTTCAATCCGAAGAAAGCTGCTGTGATCCAGCTATGTGTTGGCACCGATGTTCTTGTGTACCACATATGCCATGCTGATGAGAGGAGTGAAAGTTTGGTTGAGTTTCTTCATGGCTTTAGGTACATTTTTGCTGGTTTTTGCACCACAGAAGACTGCAAAGTTCTCTCACGTTCAAATCTCTATGTTCATAATCTGAAGGATATCCAGGAAATATGGAGAGATCCGGACAAAAAGAAGAAACTTCAAGGCCTGAAGGATGTtgctggagctattatagatccaatctattttgagatgaaggatggtTTTGGAAGGGCAGAGCACAGGATGTGGGCTAATCCGCCGCCTCTACCGCCTAAGCATTTGGAATATGCTGCACGGGATGCATATGCAACGTACGAGGTTTATCGAAGGCTGGATTTGTTTGAGAGGGTCTTCTTCTCCTTATTCAAACATCCCGAGAAGAAGCGTGGCAGGGATTGGTGA
- the LOC127328819 gene encoding uncharacterized protein, translated as MKVLYTNAAASVEEWITNAEASLDSSARKIVGFDVEFDKLSGTYFNPKKAAVIQLCVGTDVLVYHICHADERNEKLYDFFHAYRYTFAGFCVAEDRTILSRSKYYVHNVKDIQAIWRDPDNRKITQGLKDVAGAIIDPIYFEMKDGFGRAEHRMWADPPPLPPKHLEYAARDAYATYEIFRRLDVFERGFFSLFKHPEKKRGRDW; from the coding sequence ATGAAGGTTTTGTACACAAATGCAGCAGCTAGTGTTGAGGAGTGGATCACCAATGCTGAAGCTTCCCTAGATTCTTCTGCTAGGAAGATTGTTGGTTTTGATGTTGAGTTTGATAAACTTAGTGGAACCTATTTCAATCCGAAGAAAGCTGCTGTGATCCAGCTATGTGTTGGCACTGATGTTCTTGTGTACCACATATGCCATGCTGATGAGAGGAATGAAAAGTTGTATGATTTTTTTCATGCCTATAGGTACACTTTTGCTGGGTTTTGCGTCGCAGAAGACCGCACCATTCTGTCACGTTCAAAGTACTATGTTCATAATGTGAAGGATATCCAGGCAATATGGAGAGATCCGGACAACAGGAAGATAACTCAAGGTCTGAAGGATGTtgctggagctattatagatccaatctattttgagatgaaggatggtTTTGGAAGGGCAGAGCACAGGATGTGGGCTGATCCGCCGCCTCTACCGCCTAAGCATTTGGAATATGCTGCACGGGATGCATATGCCACGTATGAGATTTTTCGGAGGCTGGATGTGTTTGAGAGGGGCTTCTTCTCCTTATTCAAACATCCCGAGAAGAAGCGTGGCAGGGATTGGTGA